The Zetaproteobacteria bacterium DNA window TGCACCACCATCGCCGAGCCGGCGCTGATCGCGGTCGCCGGCAAGGCGGCGGAGATCGCCGCCGATCAGCGGATGATCGCCCACCACCGGGCGGCGATCGACGGCTATGCCCTCCAGTTGCGGCTGGTGGTGGCACTCTCGGTCGGCTGCGCCATCGTCCTCGGTGTGCTGCGCATCGTGGTCGACTGGCCGATCCACTACTGCATCCTCTCCGGCTACGGCGTGGTGCTGCTGCTGACCATCTTCGCCCCGCCGCAGATCATCGGCATCGCCTACGACGCCGGAGGGGTGACCACCTCGACCATCACCGTGCCGCTGGTGACCGCGCTGGGCATCGGCCTGGCCGCCTCCCTGCACGGGCGCAACCCGCTGATCGACGGCTTCGGCCTGATCGCCTTCGCCTCGTTGCTGCCCATCGCCTTCGTGCTGCTCTTCGGGATCGTCACCGCATGACCTCCGTCATGTTCCATCGGGTACTGCTGGAGACGCTGCGCGACGTCGCGCCGATCCTGCTGCTGCTGGTCGGCTTCCAGCTCTTCGTCCTGCGCCGGCCGATCATCCATCGGTGGCGTGTGATCCGCGGCTTCCTCTACGTCCTGATCGGCCTGACCCTCTTTCTGCTCGGGCTGGAGCAGGCCATCTTCCCGCTCGGGGCGTTGATGGCCGAACAACTGACCGCCGATATCGACCCCGCCACCGCCGGAGCATGGGGCCGCATGGGCCGGGTCTATCTGTTCGCCTTCGCCATCGGGCTGGCCACCACGCTGGCCGAACCGGCACTGGTCGCCGTCTCCATGCGGGCGGAGCGGGTTTCGGGTGGGACGATCTCCGCCTTCGGGCTGCGCCTGGCGGTGGCCTCGGGCGTCGCCGTCGGGGTCGCCATCGGCTGTTTCCGCATCGTCAGCGGTACCCCGTTGTGGATCTACATGCTCAGCGCCTATGCATTGGTGATGCTCCTCACCGTACGCACGCCGCACGCCATCATCCCGCTGGCCTACGACCTCGGCGGTGTCACCACCTCCACCGTCACCGTGCCGCTGCTCGCCGCGCTCGGCATCGGCCTGGCCGAATCGATCCCCGGCCGAAGCCCGCTGATCGACGGCTTCGGCCTGGTGGCGTTTGCCAGCATCTTTCCGATCATTACCGTTCTGCTCTACGCCATCGTCGGCCGCCGGATGCGGTAATATCATCCGGCTGCGCAACACCACGTTTCGGAGGCAACCCATGAGACGAGGATCCCGCCATCACCGCAGCGCCCTGCTGATCGTACTGCCGGGTGCACTGCTGCTGGCATCCTGCGCCACCACCCAGCCACAAACCAAGGCGCAACAGGGAGGGCTCACCGGTGCGGCCATCGGCGCCATCGCCGGCAGCATCATCGGCTATCAGGGCGACCACTCGGGCGGCGCGCTGCGCGGCGCACTGGCAGGCGCGGCCATCGGCGGCGCGCTGGGGGCGGGGGTCGGCGCCTACATGGACAAACAGCAGGCGGAGTTCGAACGGCGCCTGGCCGAGGAGCGGCGGGCACACCGCATCGAGGTGGAGCGGCTGCGCAACGAAAACCTGAAGATCACCATGAACAGCGAAGTCTCCTTCGACTTCGACTCGGCCGAGCTCAAGCCCGCCTTCCGCGCCACGCTCGACAAGGTGGCCGACATCCTCGCCCGCTACCCCCGCACCACCATCCGCATCACCGGCCACACCGACAACATCGGTTCTGCGGCCTACAACCTCGAGCTCTCACGCCGTCGGGCCGAGAGCGTCGCCTGGTACCTGGAGGACCACGGCGTCGATCGGCGGCGCATCCACACCGAGGGGCGGGGCGAATCGCAGCCGCGTGCCGACAACCGCACCGAAGCCGGCCGCCAGCTCAACCGACGCGTCGAGATCCTCATCGCCCCCGACGACTCCTTCCGCAAGGGTTGAGCGCCACCGCCGCCGGAGGCTTCGCATGAGCTATGTCGTCCTCGCCCGCCGCTGGCGCCCGCGCCGCTTCGCCGACCTGGTCGGTCAGCAGGTGGTGGCGCGCACACTGAAGAATGCCATTGCCGACGCCCGCCGCGCCCACGCCTACCTGCTGACCGGCATCCGCGGCGTGGGCAAGACCACCATCGCCCGCATCATGGCGATGGCCGTCAACTGCACCCGGCCGCAGCAGGGCGAGCCCTGCGGCGAGTGCAGCCACTGCCGGGCGATCACCGACGGCTCGGCGCTGGATGTGGTGGAGATGGACGCGGCCAGCCACACCGGTGTCGACGACATCCGCGATCTGATCGCCGCGGTGCGCTATCCGCCGACCTCGATGGCGGCCAAGGTCTACATCATCGACGAGGCGCACATGCTCTCCAACAGCGCCTTCAACGCCCTGCTCAAGACGCTGGAGGAGCCGCCGGAGCACGCCCTCTTCATCCTGGCCACCACCGAGGCCGACCGGCTGCCGGTCACCGTCCGCTCGCGCTGCCAACGCTTCGACCTGGCGCGGCTGTCGGTGGAGGAGATCCGCGCTCATCTGCGGCGGGTGCTCGAGGCCGAGGGGGTGGAGGAGGTTGAGGAGGGGGCGCTCACGCTGCTGGCCCGCGCCGCCGACGGCAGCCTGCGCGACGCGCTCTCGCTGACCGAGAGGGTCGTCGCACTGGAGCGGCGACGGATCGGCCGCGACGTCGTGATCCAGGCGTTGGGGCTGATCGGTGACGACAGTGCCCGCCGGCTGGCCGATCCGGTGCTCGCCGGCGATGCGGAGCAGGCGGTCGCCACCCTGCGCACGCTGGTCCGGCAAGGGGGGACGGCGCGCAAGCTGCTCGAAGCGTTGACCGCCCTCTTCCATCGGATCGCCTGCCTGCAGCTATCCCCGGTGTTGATCGAGGAGGAGTCCGATCCCGAGATGGTTGCATGGCTGCGCCGTCAGGCCGACTGCTGGTCGCCGATGGCCGTCGACACCCGTTACCAGATCGCCCTCCATGGCCTGCAGTCGCTCGACTGGATCGACGAACAGACCGGGGTGGAGATGGTGTTGATACGGTTGGCCCGGCTCAACCTGCTGCAACCGCCCGAGGCGCCCCCTCCCGCCGCCCCACCCTCCGCGCCGCCGGAGCGGAGGGAGGACGGTGAAGGGGAAGGCACGCATGACACCATTTCCCCTGTGGCGGAGCGGGGTGGGGGTAGCGCCCCATCATCTTCCTGCGCCCCCGCCGCCTCACCGACCGACATCGCGTTTCCTGCAGAGGGGG harbors:
- a CDS encoding DUF1538 domain-containing protein, translating into MPLLQPLRVVLHPLRDAARDLLPIIAVILFFQVVVLHQPLDQLRAMVEGGIMVLVGLALFVRGLEIGMFPLGEMMARAFAEKGSSFWLLAFAFLLGFCTTIAEPALIAVAGKAAEIAADQRMIAHHRAAIDGYALQLRLVVALSVGCAIVLGVLRIVVDWPIHYCILSGYGVVLLLTIFAPPQIIGIAYDAGGVTTSTITVPLVTALGIGLAASLHGRNPLIDGFGLIAFASLLPIAFVLLFGIVTA
- the dnaX gene encoding DNA polymerase III subunit gamma/tau encodes the protein MSYVVLARRWRPRRFADLVGQQVVARTLKNAIADARRAHAYLLTGIRGVGKTTIARIMAMAVNCTRPQQGEPCGECSHCRAITDGSALDVVEMDAASHTGVDDIRDLIAAVRYPPTSMAAKVYIIDEAHMLSNSAFNALLKTLEEPPEHALFILATTEADRLPVTVRSRCQRFDLARLSVEEIRAHLRRVLEAEGVEEVEEGALTLLARAADGSLRDALSLTERVVALERRRIGRDVVIQALGLIGDDSARRLADPVLAGDAEQAVATLRTLVRQGGTARKLLEALTALFHRIACLQLSPVLIEEESDPEMVAWLRRQADCWSPMAVDTRYQIALHGLQSLDWIDEQTGVEMVLIRLARLNLLQPPEAPPPAAPPSAPPERREDGEGEGTHDTISPVAERGGGSAPSSSCAPAASPTDIAFPAEGGGWARSWAEAIAAYQQEQPAQAAVLEHVRCRRFDDQGVVLLLNELQERAIGITQRRRFQEWLGRTVEWRRDDGSGAEIETLSQTRKRQAAEEQTRLRRQAEEDPHIRRLMAELDCTLIDVLPPGAAPAEEQADPAPAEERSPSTR
- a CDS encoding DUF1538 domain-containing protein; translation: MTSVMFHRVLLETLRDVAPILLLLVGFQLFVLRRPIIHRWRVIRGFLYVLIGLTLFLLGLEQAIFPLGALMAEQLTADIDPATAGAWGRMGRVYLFAFAIGLATTLAEPALVAVSMRAERVSGGTISAFGLRLAVASGVAVGVAIGCFRIVSGTPLWIYMLSAYALVMLLTVRTPHAIIPLAYDLGGVTTSTVTVPLLAALGIGLAESIPGRSPLIDGFGLVAFASIFPIITVLLYAIVGRRMR
- a CDS encoding OmpA family protein: MRRGSRHHRSALLIVLPGALLLASCATTQPQTKAQQGGLTGAAIGAIAGSIIGYQGDHSGGALRGALAGAAIGGALGAGVGAYMDKQQAEFERRLAEERRAHRIEVERLRNENLKITMNSEVSFDFDSAELKPAFRATLDKVADILARYPRTTIRITGHTDNIGSAAYNLELSRRRAESVAWYLEDHGVDRRRIHTEGRGESQPRADNRTEAGRQLNRRVEILIAPDDSFRKG